AGGACGCGGCGGATGTTGACGGCGTCTAGGTGCTCGCGAGGAAACCTTTCTTCATGCACCGACACATGAAACCGTTGCCGGAGTACGGGACGCCGACACCAGACTGAGGCGCCGAAGTACATGCGGACGCCCACGCTCATGTACGTTACGCCCATTTTGCCCGTGTACGGGACGCCGACGATCGTGTACGCTCCGCCCATGGTCCATGGTCCGCCCGATCATGGTGCTGCTCTTCGCCAGCATCATCTTCTATACATGCGCGCTTGTCTTCGACTGCTACCCATCCGGCGACCCGAGCCACGGCAAGGGCAACTACGCAAACGCACCAGCTAGTAAGGCTATGTGGTGGTCGATTCTTATCGGTACGCTTCCGTCGACCGCCATGGTCGCAgtctttagagcatctccagccggccTCCTAAGACGCCTCCCACGGCCATTTTTTGGGCGCCGACAGTAAAATATCCCCCTACTCACGCCCCCAAAGCCACACTTTTCATCGGATTTAGAGAAAATTGACGCCGGCAGTACCACCCCAAACCCAGCCCCCTGAGAAGCAGCTGGGCGTGCCGGCGATGCCTTTTTCTTGCGGTTGGCCCACTGTTGGCCTCCCACAACCTATCTCCTCTCTTTTCCTCTTTCTTCTCgcctgcccccctctctctctcgagCGTGGAGCGCATCGGCGCGGGGCGGAGCGGCGCTGGAGGAGTCCGGTGTCCAGCTCGGGCGGGCGTGGTCGGCGTCCGGCGTGCTCGAGGCGAAGGCCAGCCCCGAATCCCTCTCCAGCGCCTCATAGCCGTCCGGGGGAGGCGGCCGGCAAGCCAGCGACAGGGCGAGCTCGAGCGAGGACGAGCGGAGCCGCGTGCGATGCAACGCGGCACGGGGCCAGGTAGCCGGAGGTGCGGGGGACCCGGCGACGAAGGACCGGGGCGCAGCCGACCCGAGATGATGCGGGCGCGTCGGCGGAGCCTCCTGCCGACCACGGAGCAGCAACCGGCTCGGGAGCAGGGCCGGACGCGGGCGCGCGAGACGGCGTGGCTGGGCGCCGGGGGCTCGGGCGGAGGCCGGGCCAGTGCGAAGACGACCGAGGCGCGGGCGAAGCCGGCCGACGCAGGAGCGGAGGCCGAGCGGGGCGGTGCAGACCTGCGCGGAGTCGGGGTCGATGTAGGCGCGGGACGAAGCGACCGCAGCGAAGCGGGCGCGCCGACGCCGGGGCTGAAGATGCAGGGCGCGCGATGGAGAAACGAAGAGGCGCGGTCGGAGCATGCTCGAGGTGACCGGCCGTTCGCGTGGACGCCGCAGGTGTGGCTGGCCGCCTGTGCTCAAACGagccaagctagctagctagcaagcacaCACACAGCCGAATCGATTGGCTCTgctttgctagctagctagctgggcACGAGTACTTGTACGCAGAGGGATGAAGGTGGCCAGCGAACCCTCATACGGAGGAGCGAGCTCGGCGGCGAGGCCGGGCCGGCCGTGGCCTGAGGCGGGCGCGGTCTGGGCATGGCTTGGGGGTGAACACGGCTGGAAACATTTTCACCCTCAGGACAAACTTTTCACCGGCAGCCCTCGAAACGGCGAAAAAAAAGTCTCCTGAGGTTCAAcgagctggagatgctctaaaggagCCTCCATTACTGCAAAGGGTGAGAAAAGGAAGAAAAGTCATCGAATTGAAACGGACGGCGGGTTTTGATATCTACAGTACCTGTACAGTAATTACTGGACTGCATAGGAGCCGAACCACGCTGGGGGTATTCATGGGTATTCCATGGAATACCAAAGAATTTGGCCCAAAAAAAATTGACTATACATGTATTGATGGAGCCCACTATAGATTAGCAGGTCTCCGTCTgttactcaaaaaaaaaaaaaagcaggTCTCCGTCTCGCGCTCTCCCTCCCTCGATCGAATCCCCAAACCTAGCTGACGGCGCCGGCGACGGCAAGCGATTCCAGCCCCCTGCCCCTGCCCCTCTCCCTGTCNNNNNNNNNNNNNNNNNNNNNNNNNNNNNNNNNNNNNNNNNNNNNNNNNNNNNNNNNNNNNNNNNNNNNNNNNNNNNNNNNNNNNNNNNNNNNNNNNNNNNNNNNNNNNNNNNNNNNNNNNNNNNNNNNNNNNNNNNNNNNNNNNNNNNNNNNNNNNNNNNNNNNNNNNNNNNNNNNNNNNNNNNNNNNNNNNNNNNNNNNNNNNNNNNNNNNNNNNNNNNNNNNNNNNNNNNNNNNNNNNNNNNNNNNNNNNNNNNNNNNNNNNNNNNNNNNNNNNNNNNNNNNNNNNNNNNNNNNNNNNNNNNNNNNNNNNNNNNNNNNNNNNNNNNNNNNNNNNNNNNNNNNNNNNCCTACCCTCTGGGCTCTGGCCTTCCCCTCCGCCTCCGTCCTCCGCGGTTCGTGAGGGGTTGCGGCAGTGGGCTGCGAGCCTCCCCCTTGCACCGCCACTGCTCCGGGCGCCCTTTACCTCCGGCGTTCTTCGCCGTCAGGCGTCGCCGCGTCAGTCCGCCGTCCATCCACACCAATCACGGAACCACCAAGGTAGTATTCCTCTGTTTTTTCAACAAATctggtttttttttttgcaaactgCCACTGCCATGCCACATTGCCACTAATAGAAGTTCTTgtaaattgtactccctccgtcccaaaatataagaatgtttttgacattaGACTAgtttcaaaaacgttcttatattttgggacgaagggagtaattGTTTGTCACTGCCACCAATTGTAGCTATAGTTGTAGTCTGAAACAGTGAAACACTCCACTGCCACGTTGtaaattgtactccctctgtaaactaatataagagcgtttagatcactattttagtaatctaaacactcttatattacttTACGGAGGAAGTAATTGTTTGTCACTTCCACTAATTGTAGCTATAGGTTGTAGTCTGAAAGAGTGAAACACTGCCATTGCCACGTTGTAAATTGTAATTGTTTGTCACTGCCACATTGCCTATAGGTTGCTCACTGGCAATATCCTTTGTTGTTTGTAATCTTTCTTAATTGTTAGAGATATTGCCACAATGATATTTTGTTACTATTATCGATGCATGGTCATTGAGTCATTGATTTCGCCATTTTACTGCAGATTTGTTGTTCTATTATATTACTTTGGCAAAAAATAAAATTTAAAAGAATACCCACGAGCAAATTCCTGGCTCTGCCAGCGGGCCACGCGCGATCCATTGGCGCAGCCATACTCAGCCTCAGGTAGGAGTAGTAGCTTATATCTCTTCCTAGCTTCTTCTCCGAAGCATTGATACGTGCACatgtttttttgcatggtaatacatgtctcattcctatcataaagattaaagtacaagtcacgtaaagaccgacatgacaaaactgaaaagataacagaacatctctgagctttaCACCAACGTcgatcacctgcctccggcaccacaacagcagccaccgaagaaaagaatgacgaatcacctcctcacccgagctcgacgcggctccatcgctgatatgcagctttgcggacctccaaggtggctcaccaaaagtgaaacccttaccgttgaacgaatcagaccgggacaacaccccggacacgccatcgaactctagATCTGACATCCCACTGCGACTAAGACGCCGCAGAAGGAAACCATAGCTGCCATCCACGAATCACGAACTCAACAcatgttccgtcttccagatgtcgtcgatgcagaccacaatctgcatccgctcctggactaccccccaagctccacgccgacgctggagcaaacgccgtcgcaacggcggagcccgaggacacaggtccaccacgaggatgccaccgccgccacaccatccttacttgaacagactggtttttaaatccatccccaaccataagaCCGATGGCCTCATCGGGGAAGGATcggaagaatctttattcagccgCGTCATCGTCGCCATCGAAGTAAAGACGATGAGcaacctaaaaacctagactatgagggagtaaaaacgatccacacgcATGGATCCGGCGACCCTCCTCCTCATCGATGACCAAAGTCgtcggcggaggggagccgccggaggacgACGCTGGAAGATTAGCCTTTCCtgacggcggctagggttccagccgccaggGACAGGATGAAAACGATCTAATGTTTATTGTAGCGGCGGCGGCTGCTTGATATGTGCACATGTGCCGTGTCCGCGTACGCAGGATACGTGGCCGGTACACGTGTCACCAGAGTATCCTGTTTTTCTGATTTGATTAAAAAAAAAGAGCTGACGCGCCGCCAGGATGCCGGCGACACGGGAGCGCAGCGAGCCCAATAGAAGCCCACCTCCTAACCCTAGCAGCCATCGGTCTTTCTCAGTTCGCTCCATTGCATAGGACATGGGATTCGATCGAGCGACCGCgtgatggcgccgccgccgcctggaatCACCTTGCCGCCTCCTGTAGACTGTAGCCGCCTGCCGCCAGCACGGTAACTTCTTCTTTCTCAAGTCCCTGCTCTCCTTCGGTGCTGCCATGCTGTTGCCTCCTGCCTGTCGTCCTCCTCTAGTGGCGCTGGGTGCTGGCTTGCTGCTGCTTCGCTTCGTACAGTATACTGTTGTTGCTTGCTCCTGCTCacctgctgctgttgctgttgttccGGCTAGGCAGTGACATACATACATGGCATCTGTGGGCTGTAGTTGGAAAAGAGGCATGGATGCAACAAATGGGGCTGTAGTTGGAAATCATGTCACACAATCAGTTATTCTTTGGACTTATTACATGATATTCTATTAATTATTCATATATATACCCGTCATATTGCTGTTTCTATAAATTGCCGTGTCCCCGTCCCCGTATCACATCGAGGGTCGTCGTCGCCGCCTTGTGGGTACTTGCCGCACCATCCCCAAAGTGCGAGAGGCGCTGCTCCTACGAATGCTTTGCTTCCTTCTAGCTGGCCTTGGAGCCCTCGCTTCTTTAATTTCCAGCAAGAAATTGAGCAAGCCTGGAAGGTGGTTAGCACTAGCACATGGCTACTTTGCTTCAGTATTAAATGTTCTACTAGTATAGATTTGATCCATCCATCAGTGATTTAGTTGAGGGTACAGGTTAAGGTTAGAGAAGCCTGCTGCATATCAAATTAAGGCGTAGAGCCTTTTATAATCTCATGTGTATGTTTTATTCTACAAATCCAAGTACTAGTTCACGTGATGTTGCCAAGAAACTATAGTGTCAGTATTATTTTTTCTACTTTTATACAGTACCTTTGCATTTGTTCTTAGGGACTGCAGGTTGTTTTGAATTTTGCCCATACCGTATACCTGTGACCACCTACTTAAAATGACAGGGAAAGTATATACAGAGGCTAAATAGCCTAGAAATTTCACCAAGTATTTTTCCTTCTGTTGGAGCAATAGTACTTGTGTATGATTTGTGGTATAGTTGTGCAAAAATAATGAAACCTGCTACCGCTAGTCAGTAGCCTTGGGTCATTGTTCTGTGAAGCAGCCAGTATAGTAACTGAAAGAGAAGGACCTTACTGGCTAGTATTTGGAAGCTGTATAGGTTAACACAAATTTACAACTGGTGTTTTTTTAGTGGACTGACACTAGTATGATTGGTAATTAAAGCCACGACcttatttttcatttattttttgaCCTGCTTTTTTTTGTTTATTGGCAGGGTTGCTCTATTATATTATTTATTACTATACTTTGATTTGAATTTACTGTTCTTTCTCTTAACGCATGTAATTTGTATTTCAGATAATCGTGTGGTCTCTTAGGCGATTATTAGAAGAAGGGACTGGCAAAATTGATCCATAGAGAAGTCTGTCTTTGAACAATGAACCGAAAATTCCTGTACATGACGGTCATGAACGTCAAAAGGAGTTCATACACTCTGCACCGCATCAAGGCGTCACAATTGTTTTACCCCAAGGGTGCACCTGACTCCGCGGCTGCGGCAGTGGAGGACCGTTCTGTGCCGCCACCAACAATGGCTTTCCACCCTCCTCGGTCCGAGCATAGACGGGAGGTAATGGAGTTCATGCGGCAGCAGCAGGAACAAGATCGTCTGCACAGACGAGAGAGGTCGAGCCGTCTTATATGATGACGGCCTGCAAGCTGTCCGCATGTTGCCAAGCCTCAAAAAGGCCAAGTGGAAATCAGTGCCCCTCGCGGTTGGTGACAACCTGTTGGTCATGGAGGCGATCCCTAAGAACGATCAAAAGATGGAACATCAATCTTTCGAGGCGCTTATGTATGGCGAAAGGCCTAAAATGTTCAAGGGGGTGGACTTTTTCTGGCACTCCATCCCCCCGCCGCCTTATGTCTATGCCCCTGGCTATGGTGTCGACCGTTCTGGTGTGATCACCGCGTGCACTGTGGTCAATGGCTCAAGCATCTTGATATCCACAGAGAGCCTCGGCACCTACTGCTTGGACACGGTGAGCGGTAAGTGGAGCAAGACTGGTGCCTGGCTGCTGCCGTTTAAAGGACTTGCAGAATATGTTCCGGAGTACGATCTCTGGTTTGGTGTCTCGGCAAAGGGTGGTGGCGTCCTCTGCGCATCAGACCTGGGTGCTGCCTCGGCAAAGCAGACGCCGCCGGTGGTACTCCAAGAGTGGGAGGGATTTGCTGCCCCTGAGGGTACCGAGCTAGGATCGCACCTCCTGCACCTAGGTGCCGGTCGTTTCTGTGTCGCCAAGTCGATCATGTCAACAAGGCCGCAGGAGACGTGCTGCCAGATGTGCTGTTTCCATGACACTACTGCCATTGTCGACAAGTTAGTGATGTTTACTGGCGTGGAGATTCAGCGCTGTGGCAGAGGGCTTAATAAGGTGATCAAGCACAGATCGTTTCGTTATAGTATGGGCGCATGCAGCATGGCCAAGATACTTTATTAGTCAAGTCGTGCTGTTTAATTTCCCCTCACAGCATGTTCCTAGTCAATAAGAGGGCTCTTCTTTTAGATGCAATAAATAATAGGGTTCTAGTACAGGAATAACCGGATATGCACATCTCCTTTGAAAGCAATATTTTTTACGTCATGTTCCTTGGTGCTCCGATTCACTAGAAAAAGATACAAGAGAGTTGTCTGGTTAATTTCTAGAAACATGAGCAAAAACCGTTAAAAGATGCCCACACAATAGAGCATCTCGACCGACCTGGCTACCCATAAGACACACACACTGTCAAGGTTGCTTACAATTTCACCTCTACCCAAGCAAGCAACTCGAGACCCATTCAAATGAACAACACATGAGAACCTTTCGGCCTATGTGATGCACCAGCATAGCTTGACTTGCCCATCAGATGGCATCATTGCGACCGCGTCGGCCTGCAACGCTACAAACTCCGACTTCACGGTTAGGACGTGTCAAAGCTCTGACTTCACGATTAGGATGTGTCGAACAGAAGAACATGCCGTGACCCTGTTCTTCTTGCCACCATCGTCATTGCCACACGAGTTGCAACGCCGCCAGACGACCACAGACAAGCGTTAGTCCCTCTGACCAAATTGGAGCAATGGAAGAGCATGTATACCCTATTTAATCATCAGTCATCGCACGCTTAATTAGAAATTAAGACTAGATAAACTAAATTAGCACCAACGGGTTTCTTCAACAAGTATAAATTGCTCAACTAAGTATTTTATTTCTTACTCGGGCCTTGTTTGGCACAAGGGTTTTTCCAGCCCTCAAGAGGTTGGGGTTGTAGGGGATTTGGTGATCCCCTTCCTTTCACCCAACCCCCTCAAATCCCCCACACTCCCTCCAATCCCAGCCCTCAAATCCCCCACGTTCCCTCCCATCCCAATCCCCACATTCCCTTGCACATAAAAATATTGTTTGGCAGATTGGGACTGCCTTTGTACTATTGGATAACCAACATAAAAACATGATCTTTGCAGCTCATCACATCATAGCAACAATGGTTCATCACAACCACAACATAAATTTGCCACAAAGATAATTGGATAATCAAAATAAAAATCTGATCTCCGCGGATCATCACAGTAACAACTTAATTTTGGCGGCTGCTAGGCGTCAGCCGGCTGATCTTAGGAAAAGATCAGCCGCCTAGCCAGCCGTTGATTTGCGTCAATAAATCTGAATTGGGTCGCTTGATTCCCTGATAGAACCACGCCATCACTTCCATCCCAACTTTCACCAGCATCACTGCCGTGTCTCCGCGCGACGCCTCCAGCCACCAACAGAGCATCAGCTGTAGCCTGTACAAGCTCCATGCTACTGCTTCCCCGGTGACGAGCGTGTAATTCACCAACATCACTAGTCATGCTTCATTGCTCCACCGACGATGCTCTGCAGCTCCGGCAGCCCGACGATGTGTCATTGCAGCGCCAGCGATGCTTCTGCGATGTTCCGATGGCCAGGCGATGCTCCACTGTCGCACCAACGATCCTCCGGCGTCTCGGCAATGCTCCGACGATCCTCCGGCAGCTCGGCGATGCTCCATCGCAGCACCAACAATGCTCCGACAATCCTCCGACGGCTCGGCGATGCTCCGACAATCCTCCGGCGGCTCAGCGATGCTCCATCACAGCATCGTTGATGCTCCCACGATCCTCCGGCAGCTCGACGATGCTCCACCGCAGCACCGGCAATGCTCCGATGGCCGAAGATGCTCTGTTGCAGCACCACCGATCTTCTAACGGCCCGACGATGCTCCATCGCAGCACGAGTGATGCTCCGACAACTTGACAATGTTCCGGTGGCTCAGCGAATGCTCCATTGCAGCAACAGTGATGTTCCAGCGACCCGGTGATGCTTCCAAGTCTCACCCACCTCGCTTACTACTGAGCGTCATAGGAACCAGCAATAAGCTCGACCACCACGTGTCCCATTCGCGCACCAGTCGCAGCATCCCCGGGTGGTTCGCAGCAGCCAGTCGGCAGCCCCTAGCAGGATCATCGGTCCCCCGTCGCAACGGCCGCCCATCCGACACACCCCTGGCTTAGCAGCAGGCCACAGGCTGTCATAGCAGCTGCTGGTCCGCTCTTGGAGCAGCAACCAATTAAGATTGCCCTCTTATTATTGTCCAGATTTTTCTTAGCAACTGTACCCAAGTGGCTTGTTGAAACCCGTGTTGAGAATGATCCATTAATAGATTTTGCATTATCCATTATTGAGGCTCTGCGAGGAGAAAGCGAAAACGACAACAAAAATGAAAATGTGGTACTTCTAAAACCTATGCAACAACAGTAGTACACCAAAACCGAATAAGAACCACACTATCTCTGCAATGGCAACTACTTGCTGAAACACGTATTTGCTAGATAAAAAACCACTACCGCTACATTTTCATACTACCAatataaaacaaaaaaacacagcACCGTGGATATAAAACCCCACGACATGCATGTAATCCATTAGCCACTGATAACAAAAGCACGCAGCTACTACTGAGAAAGTAAACTACAACTATCCTAGAATACAAAGGCTACTAGCAGGCATCTACACTAAGAACAACTACTGTAGTAGGAAAGGATGCAGCAGGAGTCAAATAAAGGCTGAAGTAAACTACAACTATGCTACGCAACTGGTGAATATTGTACAGACATTATCCGCTAGAGCATGAATATTGTGTTTGTCTGTCAGAGATATCA
The sequence above is a segment of the Triticum dicoccoides isolate Atlit2015 ecotype Zavitan chromosome 1A, WEW_v2.0, whole genome shotgun sequence genome. Coding sequences within it:
- the LOC119272922 gene encoding uncharacterized protein LOC119272922, which translates into the protein MLPSLKKAKWKSVPLAVGDNLLVMEAIPKNDQKMEHQSFEALMYGERPKMFKGVDFFWHSIPPPPYVYAPGYGVDRSGVITACTVVNGSSILISTESLGTYCLDTVSGKWSKTGAWLLPFKGLAEYVPEYDLWFGVSAKGGGVLCASDLGAASAKQTPPVVLQEWEGFAAPEGTELGSHLLHLGAGRFCVAKSIMSTRPQETCCQMCCFHDTTAIVDKLVMFTGVEIQRCGRGLNKVIKHRSFRYSMGACSMAKILY